The following coding sequences are from one Streptomyces sp. NBC_01232 window:
- a CDS encoding GNAT family N-acetyltransferase, whose amino-acid sequence MICYGQAVLDLADELVDAYADVFSGPPWNEGEETIRQFATRLQADARRRGFRTAFAQSATGIDGFATGWLTPAAFPKDRAYAQVAAQLGPDRVKELLTGALEIDELAVRPYARGRGTGRALLTEITADAPDRRAWLLTSRLARDTVATYRRLGWHEVAARPGTETGVLVFLSPDHPNR is encoded by the coding sequence GTGATCTGCTACGGACAGGCCGTCCTCGACCTCGCGGACGAACTGGTCGACGCCTACGCCGACGTCTTCTCCGGCCCGCCGTGGAACGAAGGCGAAGAAACCATTCGCCAGTTCGCCACCCGACTCCAGGCCGACGCCCGGCGCCGTGGATTCCGCACCGCTTTCGCCCAGTCCGCGACCGGCATCGACGGCTTTGCCACGGGCTGGCTCACACCGGCCGCCTTTCCCAAAGACCGTGCGTACGCCCAGGTTGCCGCGCAACTCGGCCCGGACCGTGTGAAGGAACTCCTCACCGGAGCCCTGGAGATAGACGAACTCGCCGTACGCCCGTACGCACGCGGCCGCGGCACCGGCCGCGCGCTGCTCACCGAGATCACCGCCGACGCCCCGGACCGGCGGGCCTGGCTGCTGACCTCGCGCCTCGCCAGGGACACAGTGGCGACGTACCGCCGGCTCGGATGGCACGAGGTCGCTGCCCGGCCCGGCACGGAGACGGGCGTGCTCGTGTTCCTCTCACCGGACCACCCGAACCGTTAG